GAAGGAGGTAAAGATCGAGTGTGTGAAcattttgatgatattgattgagTAGGGGCAGAGGAGGTTGTTGGGTTTTAGCTTACGTACATATATTTTTGTTTAGGGGATTCTGAGTGAAAGgttacaaatacaatgtataaatTTGTTTCCATATTGGATTATCAAAGAAGAAATTAATACCCAAATAAGAAGAAGAGAATCCACCAGTAGATCCTGAAATGAATCAAACCAACAAAAAAGTTAGCAGCAGAAGGGTTGATTCACTCATTCAGTATTGGAGAAACCTCCTGAATAATCAACGGCAATTGCTTATAATGCTACCACCAATTCTTATTAAGTAAGGACTCGAGGCTTAGCTATCAAACTATGGGTTATAGGGGTGGGATGGGGCAGGGAATCTACAGAATAGGACAGACAAACTACTGGTCAGTATTCCGGAGGATATTGTAAGCAGCAAATCTATATGTACAGGCACGTGAAAGGACCGTACATTTTTCAGTTTTTAACGAAATTAACCATTTCGCTGCCAACTGTTCGAAAAAGGTCTTGTGTCACTGTGTGCCAACTGCACTCATCGCGACTGAATTTCATTGCTAGCTTGGTGTTTACCACTGATTCAAATAGATACATTTAGTGTGGTGCTAGAGCATGTTGGGCTCTAGATAGATGTGTGGTTGTGGTACCTCATTTTCTCGATCTTTGAGGGGAAATTGAGTTAGAAGACATGGAAAATCCAATTCTTTGATAAAATCAGGTTTTGCGCTTTTGATcatcaatttgatattttgtttttttcttaatCAACATTGGGACCACATAACTGCATGGCAATCCATCCTCACCTCAATTAATCGATGATGAATTAAACAAAAATTAAAGACTTCAAAATACAACAAATGCATCAAAGATTGTGCATCAAAAGGCAACATTGGACGTAACGATAGAACAAAATATATCGACAATGAATTACCTTCCGAGTGGAGGCCTAAACACGTACATGAATAAATGCAAGGATATTTATCATTAGTTGGGACTGAAATCTACGGAGTACAAGTGAGATTCAAGCTACAGTGACAGTACCAGGCCTCCCAATGTGGAAAATAATTGCCAAAAGGTGGGAGTAGTAGTCAGCGGTCCAATACAATTGAACCTTTTgtagatgaaattgacatgtgGGAATGAGGGTTGGAAATCTATTATGTATTGGACTGTTTACTACTGCCGCCTTCTGGTATAAAGTTCCTCACGACATCATTTGGGACACATCCAGCTTTCTCTTCATGCCAGAAAGGTGTGTATTCGAGGTAACTTAAAGAGGCCTGGCTACTTCAACAGTCTGCATATAAATACAGCAATAATCGTATTGCCTTTAACCGCAGCCATAGGAGGAAGGGATGGGGGTATTTAGCGCTAGAACTGGAGCATGACAAAACATACCTTCCCCATCCATGACTAAAAAGACAAGTCAATTACGGTTACTCGGGTATCATCCATGGGATCTATCAACACAATGGACTAATTACTTCAAGTGATACACTTACTACAGGATCATCATAAGGCAGTAACAATGGTATGACTTCTATGCTACCACAGGTCATTGACACAAAAGCCAAGGTGAtaaaacaatcaaatattgGTACCGGTGACACTCAAATGATCTACATTTGTAGAACAATAACTAAGGAATACTTAAACAGGGAACAAATCAGGTAGCCAATATCATAGAGGGTGTCTGCAACTTTGATATTCTATCCACCAAAATCTCCTTACAGTCAATAGAGAGGATGGTTTTTCAACCATGATATGATTCTTTTTGCATCGAAGCAAAAATATGCGTTTACCTGAAGAGATTGTCTTTCCTTTCTAACCGTGGCGGTGTTGCTGCAATTTTCGGGTGTCCCTTCTCATCAGTCTGGAGCATCTTCCTCAGAACATAATCGGACGCCTTGTTGTCCGGCTCGACCATGTAGAAGACGATATCGTGGATGTTCGGACATCGGCGGTGCATCCAGGACACGGCGCTCTCAACGATCCTCAGCGTCTTTCGCCTTATGTCTACATGGTGGTAAGCAATGCTGAAAGCCTTGGCAATGCCCTGTGGAAAAAGATACCATATTTCAATACACTGAAAGCTAACCTTTCTGGAGTCTGTTTTGATTTTCAAAGGCCAGCAACTTGCGAGATTTGGACGCTAATAACAAGTGGTcagaattgattgattgattgattgattaatgatCGATCGATTAactgactgattgattgatcatAGTTTACCTGGAAGAACTGAATCTCATGCGTAATGAAGATAGCCTTGGTGTGTGGGTCATTCAATGTGTCGATACTCATCACTCCGAATACCCGCTTCTGACGATCTTTCAAGGGTATGACAATAAGTGATCCTTCGCGCTCCTCCTCTGGTCGGTTGGGGTTCCAGAACATGATGTTTCCATGGTTGTTGACGCGAGGCACATGGATGGGTTTTCCACTCTCGATGGCagcaaaactgaaaatgagaaaGCTAGCTGTAAGTACTCCCTGCACACAATACAAAAAAAAGGTACTTCTTGTTCCAACAATTTCTCAAGTTGAACTCTACAGCTCCTCAAACAATTTTATTTACTGCAGTTTTATTAATCGGATCATAAAATTGAAGTATTTTCGAGATAGACAGCCCGATGCCAACAAGTGACTGCATACATCCTCAATCTTCCCAAGAAGAAACACAACATCAAAACTAATTTTACCTGATTCCCCTCATATCCTTGAACATGACAGTACCAATCATGAATGGGGCATCCTCAGGTGTGGCCGCCACATATTTCAACATCAATCGGCCTCTATCAGGTGCGACATCATTTTGCTCGATCATGGCAATATTCACGCTGATCTTCTTTCCATCGCCATGTGTTTCGGAATCCTACGAGTTTAAGACAGAATAGTGTCAGCCGCTAAATTTTTGCAGGTGTTTGATTTTCATAGTAAAAAACATCATGGCACATGTATTCAACTTGAAAGTCTGCACAATCATGTATGATTAACAGAAGACGATTAAGGAACATTATCGCAAAGGAGCTATGTTTAAATGGCAAAGGCAATGGTGATGTGCAAGGCATTGACActaatgtacatacatacataggGTGATATATTTGATGGTATATATTGTTTTCCCCACCTTGTAGAAAGCTTGGAAGACTTGACGATAGACCGCTTCCATATTTGCACCACTTGTTTCGGCCGAACCAACGATCTGCTGGAGCCATTTCTTTCGTGCTTCACCACGAATCCTTTCTGCATAGGTACGCTGTACAGAGAAGAGATCAAAACTTATACTTGCATCATCACACTTACATAAATCTATACCATAGGTAACATTCAAATGAAGATTGACAACATGAATCCAATGGGAGGTCTACGAGTGCAAGGTATTTGTCACTgcaatttttttccttttcaaaaACCTACAAATGACGTAACGCAATACTTACATCTATGCTGAGTGAGAGATATTCGCACAAAAATTCAAAGCTTTCATCACCGGGCACATTTTCTGCGATGGCGTATAGGAATAGACGAAACTCCTTCTTTGAGAATTTGTTGTCAGTATGATTGTAGTGTGTTTCCATCTTCTTCTTGGCTGAAGTTCGAAAGTGCGTTTGAGATTATTTTTCATATACCTGGTTCTCAATTGATTTAGGTTTACATTCCCTTTGCACGTGAGCAAAAACCTGTTGTTTTTGATTTGAGAGACAAGTGCGTAAGAAGTGGTGAATTTTTGTCTGTGAGTTGATTGAGGGTCAGCTTTGTTGATGAGCAGTGGAGACTGTGGGTACATCTATTCCAAACATTTATGATTTCAATACCATCGAGGACCCACTTCTCGTGATCTTTTTGTGGTATCCATTTTATgtgatttttaaagaaaaagtaCGAGTGAGAAAATGCTCCATAACGGAAGGGTTTCAGACACGTTTATCTTGCAAATTGTTCAGCACACGAAACTTGCAACTCGAAATCGAGACCGACCTTTACGGAGAGCAGCTGTTTCCATGCCTCCCTTGTACTTTTCGATGACCGGCTCAATTTCTTCATCGTCAAGGAAACCAGAGCCGTCGTTGTCCCACTTCTCAAACAGAGCGTCAGCCGTCAGCTTTCTCTTGGCCGAGAGAGCCTCTTTTCGTGCCTGAAACAAGAAATAGCTTTTTTATCAAAGCGTCCCGATTTAAATAGCTGTGACCTACGATCGTGATCACACGCAACAAGAATTGcttgtttttaatggtcacaAAGAACAGGTGATCACAGCGACTTGGGATAAACATCGAACCCAGCGATAACCTGTTTTACCAGCAGAACACATACCTTCGTCATTCTCTTCATTCTCTCCTCATCTGTCTCTGCATATCTATCCCTAATGAACCCAGTCAGCCTCTCAAATGACTGCGAGGTGGGATAGTCTCCTAAGAAGGTCTCAGTCAGTTGCACGAACTGCGAGACATTCAGGCTGTTCTCATCAAATGCAGAGGCTTGCGACTGACTCCTTGACAAGGACAAGGTAGAATGTTGTGctgaaacaaaaataacaaacttTTAGGAAcctttgaaattgacatggtctTAAAGACTTCCCAAACCAGTACAACGAAAATATTCGTCGTGCTGGTAAGAGGAAACGTGAACCAGTTCCCTAACTGTCCAAATCATTCACTGAAGACTAACAATTTGACCCCTTAGCTCCCGACTATAATCCCCTTTTAAAAAGGACCTGTTGAAAAGTCTCAAACTTACTCTTTTCCCGCTCATAGACAGTGCCAGTAGCAAAGGAGACGCTGCCTCGACCAGTCTGCGTGGTCTTTGGTGGAACACCTTCACCCTCTATGTCATCTTGGTTTTCAGCCTTTTTGATTTCTGAAAGTAGAGAAAAGTTATCAGTTTCTGATATGTACAAGCATTTTTTAAATGTATTTATCACAGGTTTACTATAAACATTCATCAGAAGTGTTTCAAGATGTAATCTACCGTAATAATTTTTGGCTACATATGAATACTATCATAAACAGTTGTAGGTTTGCAAAGCAAAACTAAGTGCCAGACAGATAGTTATAACACAAGCTGTTATACCTTCATCAAGCTTAGCAATCTCTCCTACTTCATCAACGTCCTTCTCCTCCTTCTCCTCTGCTGCTTTCTCTTTCTCCGAAAGATCAACGGCTGCCACTTCCTTCACCTCCGCATCCACTGCATCAGCTGGCTTTTGTTCATCGGATTTCTCCGCATCAGCTGCCCCCGGCTCCTGCTCAGCATCAGTAATCCCATCAACCACGGCCTCAGATTCCTCAGGCTTTGCTTCAGCCTCCTCGCCCTGGACCTCTGCTTCATCTGGCTTAGCCTCTGCCTCTTCTTGGGCAGCAATAGTACCCTCCTTCTCTTCCTCTGCTTTGCTAGAAGATTCCTCCTCCTGAGTCTCCTCGGTTTTAACATCTTTAGGCTCGTCTGATTTTTCTTCATCCAAGACTTCCTGGCTTTCTGCAACGTCAGTTTTCTGAGCAGTATCTTCTGATTGCTTTTCTGTTATTTTGACAGGATGgtataaaaaaacatttcagacaGGCGTTTCAAATTTCACTGCTCTGTGGTCGAACTCCGATGGCAATAAAACGGCATCATTTTCTATTCTGTAACTTCATGATCATAGGCAAAGAGCAACAACAAAAGCCTCACACCACTTTATAACTGCAAGCTAACAGGCAGTTTCTGTAATGCCTACGAAGAAAAGCCATCACCCTTAAGCCTTTGCATGAAGCAGTAAACCAAACCAGAAAATGGCCGAGGCAATGAATCTGAGTCACTCTGGCAAGTTACTCCCAACTACAGCTAAAGCCAACACTGCCACATCGAAGAAGCAATTTCTGCCTCGCTGATCATGCATGCTTTGTTAATGCTTCATAACAGCAATTCAGCTTTCACAGATATCTTTACTGATCCTGTGATAATCAATAATTAAACAATGTTAAAACTGAAAAAACGCAGCAATATTATTTTTGGAAACAGTGAAGAAATACTGTACCTGGTTCTTCAGTATCTGGTTCTTCGCCTTTCTCCGATTTCACCGATTTTGCCGATCCCGCTGATTTGACCGACGATGCTGAACCCTTCCGCTCAGTTAGTGCCTGTTCCTCTGCTTCTTGCAGCCTCTTCAGCTCCTCGATATCAATGTCTtgttcatcctcatcatcactgTATGCACTGTCTTCTTCATCTAACTCAACAACAGGCCCTGCAAATGAGAGtcctcaatcatgtcaatagaTTACACCTATCTGAGAACGCCAACAGATGTTAGGAACAGACAACAGCACAGCGGTCATCTGTTCATTAAGTGCGCcccacaaacaagtgattttaccCCACAGCCAGTGATTTTAACCGCTCTGACCCGCGATTATAATCCTAACTTGTATGTATGACAAAAAGGTTGTTCGACTGCATGTAAATCGGTAATCACTGTGTTTGATATCAACCGCAGGTTGCCTTACGACATTCTAATCAACTACCCCCGGTACCTCCTTTTTAAAACATGAGCCTGTTAAGCTCTAACCACTATCCCACTACGTCCATTAACTGACTCAGTACTTACATCGTCTTGGGTTGCGTAGCGAGAACTTCATAATATCGCTAGCCTTGTCGTAAAACTGTTCAAATAAGCTGAGAATACGATGTCGATCAAGGAGGCcaatctgaaatgaaagatgctgaatttcaaaactacGTCATGACAGACATTAACTCTTTGTTCTCTTTGTTCCACGAGCGCTGACTTAGAACTGATGGAAACACCTGGTTATCTATTTAGAAATTGTCCGAAAAAACCCCTGGTCAACCTTTTGTAAGAAACACAGAacttcacaacaaatatttggCCATCAAACATTAAGACAGAATATGTTTTCTTACGAAAAATAATATTGAACAATTTCCTCATGAAGTTTTGTAAGTACTTTTATCGCTTGTTGTCAATCTCATCGCATTTGGCAAAGAAGACTTACCCCACTGTGGTCGCAAGACATGAACAAGTTGGTCAATACAGCCTTCCTTGAGTCTCTCTCATTGGACGCTCTGTAAGCAAGGGCACAGCGCGACAAGTGAACAATGAATTGGTCAAACACATCACTGGGCATCTCCTCGATGAACTTGTTCAGGTACTGACAGAACTCTTTGAGTGACAGCATCCTGCCTGTTTCGTCGGTAGGTTCGAGCGTGTGACTGAACTGTGCCGCTTCTTTTAGTTCATCGGGATATTGTTCTGCAACCTCTGCAAATGACCTCAGTGCACTCTGGAGCTGCAAGGGAAAGATGAAAGTGTGTAAATGTTTGCAGACTTTATAGTGGAGTTGACAGACCCTGCTGAACCCTTCTTctctattgcgtggtagccaacAGTGAGTGATAACCACTGGTCTATGAGTACACGACTCCTCATCCAACAAAGAATAAAGACAGAAGTGAGTACTGGCTGACCACTTGCCTTGAATTTTATGATAAAGTCAAGCGATGAAAAATTTAGTTCCATAGATGTGGTATCATGTGGTAGATGATGTAAGGTGAGGAATTATCGGGAGGGTGCATAATATACCTACCAATGCCACCTCTACCATGCCCTCATAACCGACATTCCATTCCAAGAATTGATTCCTCAGATTTTCATCCCGTCTCTCTTTTTCAACTACCTTCATACGTTGAGCTTGTTCGCGTTCTTCTCTCTTCCTCTTGGCGTCTGCCTTTAATTTGGCGAGCCTTGAATGATAAACAAAACAAGAAGTAAAAGGTTTAGTCAAGATATACCtactcattcatgtcattggTCCATTGGCATTCTAACCAAGCGACTAGTCAGTGTTTCAAACATTTTACCTGTTATGTTCATCCGATCGAGACAAAAACAGACAAAAACACCTTCAGAACCTGTCCCAAAGTAGCTAAGCCCGCTCCAGAGCCATGAACTCACCTGTTGTCTTCATAATCAAACAATTCAGCCTTCAGCTCCTCCGCCACTTCTCTCATCCCCCTCATGTACGGAGACGCCTCCATGAAATTACTATACCGAGGATTATTCCGCATCAGGTACTTGGCAAGGAAGTTTAAAGGATTGAAATTAGCATCCGGCTCCTCTTTGTTAGCAAGGCCTCGGCTCTCTACCTCCTGTAAGAGTTTCTCTGTACCGAGCACAACAAGAGGCATCACCTTGTCCACAAGGAATGCCCTGGTCTCAACAGTAGCTTTACTGTGGTTCAGCCAGTCTCTTGCAAGAAGCTCCATCGGTATTTTCTTAGCCATATGCTTGGCTTTTGATTTTAAATTCTTTGTGTACTCTTTTTTGTTGTTTCTCAAGTCCACAACTTTTGCCATGACTTTCTGCTCATGGAATTTTTTCCATCTTTTGACAGCATTTCGTACAAGAGGTTTCAAATAGTCTGGAACCGGACTGTATATTTCTGTATTTGATTCTGGAACTCCTAGACCTAGGCTAGCACCAGTCTTGCTTGTCCCAGGACGACTTGACGCTGGGGTCTTTTGTGGTGACATAGTGATTCGTTTGCCTGATCCAGGGGGCGTTGGGGTCGCCAGTGACCCCACTGGGACAGGAGACATTATGCCCACCTCAGACATCTTGGCACCACTCCTGGATTCTATCACCTTAAAAAACGAACAAGAGAGattcaaaatgataaaaagtGACAGCATAAACAAGAAGATATACTTTTCTCTTCCATTCTGTCCACACCTGCATTATTTCAAGAATGTCGAACGCAATGGACCTCACCTCAGTCCTCATCATATCATTGAGCCCAAACCAAGCTGTTTatactgcagtagaacctctctattaataaAGGACACCCCTTGGATctggcaagtgctgtctttaactAGAGAAAGGTGTCCCTGATGAGAGAGTCCAAACAACGGAAtagaaacaaccactttggaccaaaactaatgttCTTGATTGTGATAGAGGGTGTTAGTAGAGAGATGTCTACTATTTACTAATGGGCATTAAAGTAATGACGTAAATGGGGATATAACGCAGAAGTGGCAATACATTACTGCACAACATTATCTACAAATATCGGGACCTAGGCCTATCTTTCTTTTGGCCGAGTGACTGAACATACAAAACATTACAATCAATATCTGTTACCATTGTTACATGCATAGCCATAGACAGTACAATACATTGTCTCGCAGACTTCACATTCACTAATCACTCCATGACTGAGCGGAGTAGAACTAAGTACTCCTTGTGACTGCACCGCACTTTTTCAACTGTCTATGAATTGCAGTGGAATCACAGTCAGTCACTCAGTCAGAGTGTCCAGTGACTGCAttgactgtcagtgtcagtgaaatgaaaacataaaaaaactAACGCAAAAACCAATGAGAATTTTGAACAGATTTGATTCGTTTCGTGGAAGAAACCCACATATACCAGCATCAAATGATGGTCAAATATATGCTGTCTACATAAGCAGTATTCAGTTTTCGTAGATGCTCACTTTTCTTTGGCTGTCCTTGCGTGATAAACAACGAATATCTGCTACTACATCGCCAACAAATCGAAGACTGGTTGTTGATTGTTGCTAGGTGCTCACACTTACTGAGCATGCGCAAACGGAAACCATTTAATTGATATCTTCCGGTTACGTCTAAAATGCGTCGTGATATGATTTAATGCCGATGCCACACTGATGTTTCCCGCCAATTTTCAATCGGCCAATATTTACATACATGTTGTAGGGAATTTTTGTCCttcaataaaatgtttcttggtGCTACTGTAAACCCCCCTAGGAGACGTTATGTCTTTCTAGTTTTCTTGTCTCTGGTCTTTGGTTTTtgacacctggcttcttcttgcgttcaaacgcggcgacacgcgtcaaaaatcaaacatgttaagcccgcagcacactagccgccaacttcggcgttcacaggcgggttttttgccgcaactaaacgccaattggcgtcaagtcgcgttcgccgacgccgttcgtagtagactagggatttttcaggcgttcaggactcttgcggcaaaaaacgcctgtgaacgtcgaagttggcggctggtgtgctgcgggctgaatatgtttgatttttgacgcgtgtcgtcgcgtttgaacgcaaggaGAAGcaaggtgtgctacggatggccgcctgacttggcgtcggcggcgaggctatggtcAATCttcttgcgtcttgatgtcacatgatttcacgctgcatggcccaggaagtggcggaaaagacgctactggacgccaattctgggcaggtgtgctctgaccgggatccactggccgccaactttggcgtcgagaggcgtcagccaaacgcttcttgtcgccaaagttggcggctagtgtgctgcaggctttaggATAATGCAGCGATGGGAGCCTGGCATAAACGAACGATGGAGAGACAATGCAAACTATTTAATTTAATAATATAATTGATAGTTACAAAGTAGATATTGTGAAGAACAATGTGGAGTAGTACGATATCATATAGCCGATGGCTGTATGTATGCAAAAATGAGTTCAGATGCAGAATATCATGGCAAATGTGTCAGCGACTGACTCGTTCCAAAAAGTTAGAAGAAACCACCCGCCTCGGTTGACTGTCTGACTAGTGCCCTTCTTTGATCCGCTATGGCCAGGTGGTTGGCCTTAACTTTGGGAACCAGTCTACTGACACCATGCAGGTAATGAGGAAAATCGGAGTCCAATGGTATGGAATTGTCTTTGATATCATGTTTATTGAAATCGCCGaaatcaatgtcaatgtgcTCCTGGCAATGTTGGCTGTGCGCACATGTTCTTATACTTGAGCCAGTCTTCCTCGTTTATGTAAAGCCTAGAGTCCATTGGCACTGCTGCACCCCCACTGGTCCATTCTTTAGTCCATTTGTGTTCCTTGGCCGAGTAGAACCCTGAACCTGGACCAACCCACCTCCGGAACCAAGGATCTGTTGCTGGAGGTAGTTTGCCAACTGGAAGGAGTGTAGGCCGTCGCTCAGGGTGACACGATGCAGAACTTCTGGCGCTGTCATCTGCAAGGAAAAAATATACATGAGGTGACACGTGATTAGACTTGCTCGGGACACTTTAGAATGTACCAGTAGCTGACGCAAATGGCATAAGGCGCGTCACAACCATCTGAAATcattgacgggggggggggagggggaaggGTAAGAACTCTCTTTGACTTACGTATAGAAGAGAGAGTAGCTGTTGTACTTGGTCTTCCAGTGGTTTCTTCTAACTTGACGAACCGTCTCTCTGGCATCAAGTAAAATCCTGGTCCTCTCCAGAGGTGTGACATTCCGTCTCGTGACGTGTACGTCTCCATGGGCGAAGGCCTGTTTTTGGGCCCTGCCATGAAATGGGTTGTCCCTGAAAAACAGCGAGAAGGCTAAGGTTTATTTGTAAATTGACAAGAGGAGAATAAATTTCTCGTCGACAGAATCGTGGTGAAGCTCAGGTCGTCCTGACATGCCTATAAGGAAATCGGGGGTAAGGCATCCTTTAACTCCACCCGTGTGCCCCAGACGACAGAAACCAATGACCACTGGCTAATCAAAGGTCACTGTGATCACTTGAGGACCACCTACGACATATTCTGGGTGAGAATTATAGAGATTTTTACAGAGATCTTTTTCTCCAACGGTTGACATTCCTTTTCCAACTGAGTGATGCCTTGGACCCAGCTagagataggcctacataagaGTCGAGTCACAGATCCATGCCAATCTTAAGGCGACAAAACGCGATAGATCCGTGGAAAACACTCCAAGCTAATTGATAACATATTGTACATACCATAGTCGTCCTCCATTTTGCCTTTATTCTATCACACTCGACACTGGGGTCGTTAATGTCAACAACAGCTGACAGGACCATACATTATTCAGGAATGAAACCGTGTAATTTAAAAAGCTCAATAGGCCAAACGAATCCGGATTAATGGATGGTCCCCTTGCAAACAACATGGCGTCCTGGTTGCCAAGCATCTGACAGGTGACATTTTGAGATATACCGACTTGTATTTATTCTATAGCCCAAGGAAGGAATACATAAAGGTAAGCGAACAAACATCATTCTTGAGGGGTTAATTAGAATCCGACAGTCAGTAGCATGGGAACTCCTCTTCAAGTCTTTTGATTCCTTTCTCGGCGAATTAAGGCAAAGTTGGTTGAATTCTCGGCATATACGAAAATCGATCTTTTAAGCACGCCAATACTGTGCATTTATACTACTAGTATACTATGGTATATCGATTTAGTTCAAATGtatgaaaatatgcaatgtgTGTGCATGAATAACATTCTTAAATGAGTTGTGACAAAAACCTTCTTAACCAAAGAGGACAAGGTTGTGACGCATTGCCTAAGGCGGCCTACGTGTACAAGAAGAACATGCTATGAATATACATATATAGGCAGTTGCAAAGATGATTATCAAATATACCGGAATCAACTTGGGctcaaagacaatgtcacaaccaagcccAGGAGTATTTCTTCATGTCCGAAAGAAACATGCCATGAATGCAGTGCACTGATTTCCATTCATCCAAACTTGGTCTTATaaggacacagtcacaaccagaagccCAGGAGTAAATTACTTTACTGAATATTGCGTAATTCGAGGTTACATTCTTTCTCGTCTTGCAGTAATCTAACGAATATGGCGGCACGTGACTGCTACAGCAGCTACAGTCTGGACAAGAGGTTCAGTGGTCCGAAGATTATCACCCCCACCCACAACTACCTATCGGGGGACTGGAAATCCCCCTGCTACGAGAGGTCGTCCTTCTACACCCCCTCCGAGAGACGCTGGATCAAGTACCAAGACTATAGGCACATCCCGCGTGAGGCGAGGAGAGATGCTATTGACTTCCAAAGTGAGGACAAGTGGGTAGAGTTCCAGAGACACAGGGACGCCCCCCGGGGTGACAAGCTAAATCCTGGAGGTAAGTAACGATGGCAACCCTGGGCGTGAACCGTGCAAAGAGTTGGAGCTAACCGTTTGagtcaaatatatatatatttgactCAAACAAATAAACTATTGCAAGTTTAATTTTCTAACCGATTTTTATCAAAGATTTTAATTCTGATGAGGTCCTTTCATCTTACCCTTCCAGGCATAGGCCACTCAAACATA
This is a stretch of genomic DNA from Lineus longissimus chromosome 2, tnLinLong1.2, whole genome shotgun sequence. It encodes these proteins:
- the LOC135503481 gene encoding EF-hand calcium-binding domain-containing protein 5-like isoform X1, which produces MSEVGIMSPVPVGSLATPTPPGSGKRITMSPQKTPASSRPGTSKTGASLGLGVPESNTEIYSPVPDYLKPLVRNAVKRWKKFHEQKVMAKVVDLRNNKKEYTKNLKSKAKHMAKKIPMELLARDWLNHSKATVETRAFLVDKVMPLVVLGTEKLLQEVESRGLANKEEPDANFNPLNFLAKYLMRNNPRYSNFMEASPYMRGMREVAEELKAELFDYEDNRLAKLKADAKRKREEREQAQRMKVVEKERRDENLRNQFLEWNVGYEGMVEVALLQSALRSFAEVAEQYPDELKEAAQFSHTLEPTDETGRMLSLKEFCQYLNKFIEEMPSDVFDQFIVHLSRCALAYRASNERDSRKAVLTNLFMSCDHSGIGLLDRHRILSLFEQFYDKASDIMKFSLRNPRRWPVVELDEEDSAYSDDEDEQDIDIEELKRLQEAEEQALTERKGSASSVKSAGSAKSVKSEKGEEPDTEEPEKQSEDTAQKTDVAESQEVLDEEKSDEPKDVKTEETQEEESSSKAEEEKEGTIAAQEEAEAKPDEAEVQGEEAEAKPEESEAVVDGITDAEQEPGAADAEKSDEQKPADAVDAEVKEVAAVDLSEKEKAAEEKEEKDVDEVGEIAKLDEEIKKAENQDDIEGEGVPPKTTQTGRGSVSFATGTVYEREKTQHSTLSLSRSQSQASAFDENSLNVSQFVQLTETFLGDYPTSQSFERLTGFIRDRYAETDEERMKRMTKARKEALSAKRKLTADALFEKWDNDGSGFLDDEEIEPVIEKYKGGMETAALRKAKKKMETHYNHTDNKFSKKEFRLFLYAIAENVPGDESFEFLCEYLSLSIDRTYAERIRGEARKKWLQQIVGSAETSGANMEAVYRQVFQAFYKDSETHGDGKKISVNIAMIEQNDVAPDRGRLMLKYVAATPEDAPFMIGTVMFKDMRGISFAAIESGKPIHVPRVNNHGNIMFWNPNRPEEEREGSLIVIPLKDRQKRVFGVMSIDTLNDPHTKAIFITHEIQFFQGIAKAFSIAYHHVDIRRKTLRIVESAVSWMHRRCPNIHDIVFYMVEPDNKASDYVLRKMLQTDEKGHPKIAATPPRLERKDNLFSHGWGRDYLFKCVDNSESVTADAYGERHLAIPLRDNNGVAVAVVDISIGALKKLPKIENKEMMKMFKLLQMAYAEVCKESEDSGALDSKNVEVMFDHLMLMDLRENVSKLDGRAYAELRSYKEPPKIIHDIIQAVLSIFYPEKAQEGVFGEWGGCKQFVDTSLSNAIMKYDPTITETLIPAEVIAEHLNDVPHGAVAKHGSIPAQYLYNWVFVCLSLIEHTGKMRKNKVLPPVQSSTPPPPTDAEAKPEEDTAEKQQQEQTEVAEPAETIADSATAGDEQEIE
- the LOC135503481 gene encoding EF-hand calcium-binding domain-containing protein 5-like isoform X4, translated to MSEVGIMSPVPVGSLATPTPPGSGKRITMSPQKTPASSRPGTSKTGASLGLGVPESNTEIYSPVPDYLKPLVRNAVKRWKKFHEQKVMAKVVDLRNNKKEYTKNLKSKAKHMAKKIPMELLARDWLNHSKATVETRAFLVDKVMPLVVLGTEKLLQEVESRGLANKEEPDANFNPLNFLAKYLMRNNPRYSNFMEASPYMRGMREVAEELKAELFDYEDNRLAKLKADAKRKREEREQAQRMKVVEKERRDENLRNQFLEWNVGYEGMVEVALLQSALRSFAEVAEQYPDELKEAAQFSHTLEPTDETGRMLSLKEFCQYLNKFIEEMPSDVFDQFIVHLSRCALAYRASNERDSRKAVLTNLFMSCDHSGIGLLDRHRILSLFEQFYDKASDIMKFSLRNPRRWPVVELDEEDSAYSDDEDEQDIDIEELKRLQEAEEQALTERKGSASSVKSAGSAKSVKSEKGEEPDTEEPEIKKAENQDDIEGEGVPPKTTQTGRGSVSFATGTVYEREKTQHSTLSLSRSQSQASAFDENSLNVSQFVQLTETFLGDYPTSQSFERLTGFIRDRYAETDEERMKRMTKARKEALSAKRKLTADALFEKWDNDGSGFLDDEEIEPVIEKYKGGMETAALRKAKKKMETHYNHTDNKFSKKEFRLFLYAIAENVPGDESFEFLCEYLSLSIDRTYAERIRGEARKKWLQQIVGSAETSGANMEAVYRQVFQAFYKDSETHGDGKKISVNIAMIEQNDVAPDRGRLMLKYVAATPEDAPFMIGTVMFKDMRGISFAAIESGKPIHVPRVNNHGNIMFWNPNRPEEEREGSLIVIPLKDRQKRVFGVMSIDTLNDPHTKAIFITHEIQFFQGIAKAFSIAYHHVDIRRKTLRIVESAVSWMHRRCPNIHDIVFYMVEPDNKASDYVLRKMLQTDEKGHPKIAATPPRLERKDNLFSHGWGRDYLFKCVDNSESVTADAYGERHLAIPLRDNNGVAVAVVDISIGALKKLPKIENKEMMKMFKLLQMAYAEVCKESEDSGALDSKNVEVMFDHLMLMDLRENVSKLDGRAYAELRSYKEPPKIIHDIIQAVLSIFYPEKAQEGVFGEWGGCKQFVDTSLSNAIMKYDPTITETLIPAEVIAEHLNDVPHGAVAKHGSIPAQYLYNWVFVCLSLIEHTGKMRKNKVLPPVQSSTPPPPTDAEAKPEEDTAEKQQQEQTEVAEPAETIADSATAGDEQEIE